A genomic segment from Rhodopirellula islandica encodes:
- a CDS encoding vWA domain-containing protein, translated as MMSVSPVPMRFTMTRGDATRRGGITVLMAFVLPMLALLAAFCINLAQMQLVKTELAIATDAAARAGGRAFSEEQTVEAAKEAARLTAAMNEVAGEPYQLNTNDGANEFEFGVSAQADGRTGRFQFTKVPTGDVSANMVAVSSVRVTGKRTGESLMGPVPFIFPNTFSISDFRPVTSAVAMQVDRDISLVLDRSGSMDWKTYDWPDGSDPWAEDSLIAAEDEGIVDLEWRYRNGQPDYIRRVSYNRGYDEEDLYDYAWEEFFGLGPAPNTPWEDLVMAVDAFLQVLDQTPQNEQVSIASYNSHGSLDCWLLDDFDAVRATVARLGPSGSTGIGNGMTSGATSFTHQNARPYASKTMVVMTDGIHNYGTAPNTIARNLMSSENLNIQTVTFGSGANQATMQEVAVTGLGKHYHADSGDELVEAFEEIANNLPTILTD; from the coding sequence ATGATGTCCGTTTCCCCCGTTCCCATGCGATTCACGATGACGCGAGGCGACGCAACACGTCGCGGCGGCATCACTGTTTTGATGGCCTTCGTGTTGCCGATGCTGGCTCTGCTGGCTGCCTTCTGTATCAACTTGGCACAGATGCAGTTGGTGAAGACGGAATTGGCGATTGCGACCGACGCCGCCGCTCGGGCAGGCGGACGTGCCTTCAGTGAAGAGCAAACGGTTGAGGCGGCAAAAGAGGCTGCTCGTTTGACCGCTGCAATGAATGAAGTGGCCGGCGAACCCTATCAGCTGAACACAAACGACGGAGCCAATGAATTTGAATTTGGCGTGTCGGCACAAGCCGATGGCCGCACGGGTCGGTTCCAGTTCACAAAGGTTCCGACCGGTGATGTGTCCGCCAACATGGTGGCCGTCAGCTCCGTCCGCGTGACCGGCAAGCGGACTGGGGAATCGTTGATGGGACCTGTGCCGTTCATTTTCCCAAACACCTTTTCAATCAGTGACTTTCGCCCGGTGACTTCCGCCGTCGCAATGCAAGTTGACCGGGACATCAGCTTGGTGCTCGACCGCAGTGGTTCGATGGATTGGAAGACCTATGACTGGCCTGACGGATCAGATCCGTGGGCAGAAGACAGTTTGATTGCGGCCGAAGACGAAGGCATCGTTGATTTGGAGTGGCGTTATCGCAACGGACAACCGGACTACATTCGCCGGGTGAGTTACAACCGCGGGTATGACGAAGAAGACCTGTACGATTATGCATGGGAAGAATTCTTTGGTCTGGGACCTGCCCCCAACACGCCTTGGGAAGATTTGGTGATGGCCGTTGACGCCTTCTTGCAAGTCCTCGATCAAACACCTCAGAACGAACAGGTTTCGATTGCCAGCTACAACAGTCACGGCAGTTTGGATTGTTGGTTGTTGGATGACTTTGATGCGGTTCGTGCGACCGTTGCCCGGCTCGGGCCCAGTGGTTCTACCGGGATCGGCAACGGCATGACCTCAGGTGCAACATCTTTCACGCACCAGAACGCTCGTCCCTACGCTTCGAAGACAATGGTGGTGATGACCGATGGCATTCACAACTACGGGACGGCTCCCAACACGATCGCCCGCAACTTGATGAGTTCAGAGAATCTCAACATTCAAACGGTCACGTTCGGAAGTGGAGCGAACCAAGCGACGATGCAAGAGGTTGCCGTGACGGGACTGGGGAAGCACTACCATGCCGATTCCGGTGACGAACTGGTGGAGGCGTTTGAAGAAATCGCCAATAACCTGCCGACAATTTTGACCGATTGA
- the moaA gene encoding GTP 3',8-cyclase MoaA: MTDPIALVDRFGRRHDSLRISITDRCNIRCFYCMPEHDAAFLPRSGVLTFEEIERLAGLMVHRCGVRDIRITGGEPLVRRDCVELTAMLAQIEGLEDLSMTTNGMLLREHAADLRAAGLQRLNISLDTLDEATFAKITRRPGVDRVIEGIDAAIEAGFESIKLNALAIRGISESELVGLVRFAIGRGVTLRFIEFMPLDSDRAWQSADVLSGDACLRLLSEAFGEVTPTGRQNQSAPAETFHLACDGREGTIGIIRSVTQPFCGDCNRLRLTADGGLRNCLFAQNETPLRDAMRSGCDDDALIQKLQQCVGEKRAAHGIDSDNFRPPDRPMHAIGG; this comes from the coding sequence ATGACTGATCCCATTGCATTGGTCGATCGCTTTGGTCGACGCCACGATAGCCTTCGCATCAGTATCACGGATCGTTGCAACATCCGCTGTTTTTACTGCATGCCCGAACACGACGCGGCGTTTCTGCCTCGCAGCGGCGTGTTGACGTTCGAAGAAATCGAGCGATTGGCTGGGCTGATGGTTCATCGCTGCGGCGTGCGGGACATCCGGATCACGGGCGGAGAACCTCTGGTCCGACGCGACTGTGTCGAATTGACTGCGATGCTGGCCCAAATCGAAGGCTTGGAAGACCTGTCGATGACCACCAACGGCATGTTGCTTCGCGAGCATGCGGCTGATTTGCGTGCGGCAGGATTGCAGCGACTGAACATTTCGCTGGACACACTCGACGAAGCCACCTTTGCCAAAATCACTCGTCGCCCTGGCGTCGACCGAGTCATCGAAGGAATCGATGCCGCCATCGAGGCCGGGTTTGAATCGATCAAACTCAACGCGTTGGCCATCCGTGGGATCAGCGAATCGGAACTGGTTGGCTTGGTCCGTTTTGCGATCGGAAGAGGGGTCACCTTGCGTTTCATCGAGTTCATGCCGCTCGACAGCGACCGGGCTTGGCAATCCGCCGACGTGCTGTCCGGAGACGCCTGCCTGCGATTGCTGAGCGAAGCGTTTGGCGAAGTCACTCCCACGGGCCGTCAAAATCAGTCGGCCCCCGCAGAAACGTTCCACCTTGCTTGTGATGGCCGCGAAGGCACGATCGGAATCATCCGCTCCGTGACCCAGCCGTTTTGTGGCGATTGCAACCGTTTGCGATTGACCGCCGACGGTGGGCTGAGAAATTGTTTGTTCGCTCAAAACGAGACACCGCTGCGAGATGCCATGCGAAGCGGGTGCGACGACGACGCGCTGATACAAAAGCTCCAACAGTGTGTGGGCGAGAAACGCGCCGCTCACGGCATCGACTCGGACAATTTCCGCCCTCCCGATCGTCCCATGCATGCGATTGGTGGCTAG
- a CDS encoding TadE/TadG family type IV pilus assembly protein — translation MNPVNHASKRTRPGFFTAGRARSGGNLNQPRRGTATAEIAFCLPVLLTFTFATVDLCSIFFLKETVAIAAYEGARRGINRGGTDQAAIARVHEILDERGVSYEGNAVTLENSTFSTADTLEHVTIVVTVPAAGNLYAPAGLYNDLDITHRITMRKEFRNQD, via the coding sequence ATGAATCCTGTCAATCACGCCTCCAAGCGAACGCGACCCGGCTTTTTCACAGCCGGCCGGGCGCGTTCCGGAGGCAACCTGAATCAACCACGTCGCGGAACCGCGACGGCTGAGATCGCTTTTTGCCTGCCGGTCTTGTTGACGTTCACGTTCGCGACGGTGGACTTGTGCTCCATCTTCTTTTTGAAGGAAACCGTTGCCATTGCTGCTTATGAAGGCGCTCGGCGTGGAATCAACCGGGGCGGAACGGATCAAGCTGCGATTGCCCGTGTGCATGAAATCTTGGACGAACGAGGGGTCAGCTATGAAGGCAACGCAGTCACTCTGGAAAACAGCACGTTCAGCACGGCTGACACGTTGGAACACGTCACGATTGTGGTCACCGTTCCCGCTGCCGGCAACTTGTATGCTCCGGCTGGTTTGTACAACGACCTGGATATCACGCATCGAATCACGATGCGAAAAGAATTCAGGAATCAAGACTAG
- a CDS encoding TadE/TadG family type IV pilus assembly protein yields the protein MIYPSKSISNQAQSVRRRRRNGIVPRPSVRPCRRPAARSVKRVGATLVEFAIVSNLLLLTIFMCMELARMNMARNLAQDAAYYAARTAIVPGATADEAVNEAELIMQSLFSGGYEVDCTEIDDDTEEVTVTVSIDLDDVALFTPMFLGNLRLTSSATMQTERYNGFFQVN from the coding sequence ATGATCTATCCATCGAAGTCCATTTCAAACCAAGCCCAGAGCGTTCGCAGACGTCGTCGCAACGGAATCGTTCCGCGTCCATCCGTTCGGCCTTGTCGTCGTCCGGCTGCTCGGTCGGTCAAGCGAGTCGGCGCCACGTTGGTGGAGTTTGCCATCGTCAGCAATTTGCTGTTGCTGACCATCTTCATGTGCATGGAACTGGCTCGCATGAACATGGCACGGAACCTCGCCCAAGACGCGGCCTACTACGCGGCTCGCACGGCGATTGTGCCCGGAGCAACCGCGGACGAAGCCGTCAATGAAGCCGAGTTGATCATGCAGTCTTTGTTCAGCGGCGGGTATGAGGTCGATTGCACCGAAATCGATGACGACACCGAAGAGGTCACAGTGACAGTCAGCATCGACTTGGATGACGTGGCATTGTTCACTCCCATGTTCTTGGGCAATCTTCGATTGACATCTTCGGCCACGATGCAGACCGAACGATACAACGGCTTTTTTCAAGTCAACTGA
- a CDS encoding prepilin peptidase — translation MIDLTFPAPVIDSMATTLIETQALVQIAPSIGMLAEITPIWLAGWLTAWLALSPTTQTAILALLGILGGALANHIIPTWCWYPRPISPWVDRGRWPLLPEFESISRTLPARTWADRIPVLGWFRLRREAEMFGRWFWVRPILIELSLAATLPFMHRAYLAGQLLPTGVTPATVAACTDWMALLFFLHAAFLVWLVAATFIDFDERTIPDLLTIPGTIVAIGLGTLTPFAFLPGLVVNNSVEGIAPVLANHPFGLSPFWTSPRGLMTGLAIWAVWCFALADRRFYLRRGWSKAWGYFWFGLTRHNSWKFLVAMWLVGSALIVVTYSTSPIGWMGMMTSLTGLAVGGGIVWIVRLVCGWAIQMEAMGFGDVTLMAMIGALIGWQGSILAFFLSPIAALVIVLVVFVLTRDPRTPFGPYLCLGTLLVVWYWDDVYNARFRTTLLLMGDVLLWMAVAMPPILASMMWITRKIRLQVLPDAD, via the coding sequence ATGATTGATCTGACCTTTCCCGCACCTGTCATTGATTCGATGGCAACCACGCTGATTGAAACGCAGGCCCTGGTTCAAATTGCGCCATCGATCGGCATGCTGGCAGAGATCACGCCGATTTGGTTGGCGGGTTGGCTCACGGCGTGGTTGGCACTTTCTCCCACGACCCAGACGGCGATTCTGGCGTTGCTTGGGATCCTCGGCGGTGCCTTGGCCAACCACATCATTCCAACTTGGTGCTGGTACCCCCGTCCGATTTCGCCATGGGTTGATCGAGGCCGCTGGCCGTTGCTGCCCGAATTCGAATCCATTTCGCGAACCCTTCCCGCTCGAACCTGGGCGGATCGCATCCCCGTCTTGGGTTGGTTCCGCTTGCGGCGAGAAGCCGAGATGTTTGGACGCTGGTTCTGGGTCCGGCCGATTCTGATCGAACTTTCACTCGCGGCCACCCTGCCGTTCATGCATCGCGCCTACTTGGCGGGGCAACTGCTGCCGACCGGAGTCACACCCGCCACGGTGGCTGCCTGCACGGACTGGATGGCATTGCTGTTTTTCTTGCACGCAGCGTTCTTGGTTTGGTTGGTCGCAGCGACATTCATCGACTTCGACGAACGCACCATTCCCGATCTGCTGACGATCCCGGGCACGATCGTGGCCATCGGCTTGGGAACCCTCACACCGTTCGCTTTTTTGCCCGGCTTGGTGGTCAACAATTCCGTGGAAGGCATCGCGCCCGTCTTGGCCAACCATCCGTTTGGGCTCTCACCGTTCTGGACCAGCCCTCGTGGATTGATGACCGGTTTGGCGATTTGGGCAGTCTGGTGCTTCGCTTTGGCTGACCGACGCTTTTATCTACGCCGCGGATGGTCCAAGGCGTGGGGTTACTTTTGGTTTGGACTGACCCGCCACAACTCGTGGAAATTTTTGGTTGCCATGTGGCTGGTGGGTTCTGCCCTGATCGTCGTGACTTACTCCACCAGCCCGATCGGTTGGATGGGCATGATGACCTCGCTGACCGGATTGGCGGTGGGCGGCGGGATCGTCTGGATCGTGCGATTGGTCTGCGGTTGGGCCATTCAAATGGAAGCGATGGGTTTCGGCGACGTCACGTTGATGGCGATGATCGGTGCGTTGATCGGTTGGCAAGGCAGCATCCTCGCATTCTTTCTGTCCCCCATCGCCGCCTTGGTGATCGTGTTGGTGGTGTTTGTTCTGACTCGTGATCCGCGAACGCCGTTTGGCCCCTACTTGTGTCTGGGAACCCTGTTGGTCGTTTGGTACTGGGACGACGTCTACAACGCTCGGTTCCGGACCACGTTGCTGCTGATGGGCGACGTCTTGCTTTGGATGGCGGTCGCCATGCCGCCGATCCTCGCATCCATGATGTGGATCACCCGCAAGATACGCTTGCAAGTGTTACCGGATGCGGACTGA
- a CDS encoding GlmU family protein, translated as MQILCFEDTRVEQLCPIVHARPAYAITCASFRLIDWLKTLAKENSSGGKACEIQGLIREYLLPIQEADHGLQSPAKEIAADEEVLLVNARLIPSVQTYETLKQLIQAGQTAAVIGTDNGNEFELLAAFITAGDIAKSSKSEVGLSPLERLQQIAHQNVSSRSSLKAFQWPHEVVAGHMAAMNDSVNYRIEHGDYTQREDGVFVRPGVKIGEFASIHTSGGPIVLDENVQVGPFCFLEGPLHAGHSTRVLEHSAIKDGVALGHTVKIGGEVEASVIEAYTNKQHHGFLGHSYLGSWINLGAGTCNSDLKNTYGKINIEYGDRKMASGMQFLGCIMGDYSKSAINTGIFTGKVIGVCSMLYGFVTSNVPSYVNYARLFGQTSLLPPEVMINTQARMFARRKVEQRQCDMDLIQAMYDRTEIERESSEQLGF; from the coding sequence ATGCAAATTCTCTGCTTCGAAGATACTCGCGTGGAACAGCTCTGCCCGATTGTTCACGCTCGCCCCGCCTACGCGATCACCTGTGCAAGTTTTCGATTGATCGATTGGCTGAAGACACTTGCGAAAGAAAATTCAAGCGGCGGCAAGGCTTGTGAGATTCAAGGGTTGATTCGTGAGTACTTGTTGCCCATTCAAGAGGCGGATCACGGGCTTCAATCACCCGCCAAGGAAATTGCTGCGGACGAAGAGGTGTTGCTCGTCAACGCTCGATTGATTCCCTCGGTGCAGACCTATGAAACGCTGAAGCAGTTGATCCAAGCCGGCCAGACCGCGGCCGTGATTGGCACCGACAATGGAAACGAGTTTGAGTTGTTGGCTGCATTCATCACGGCGGGTGACATTGCGAAGTCGTCCAAGTCGGAAGTCGGACTCAGTCCGTTGGAGAGGCTGCAACAGATCGCCCATCAAAACGTGAGTTCGCGATCGTCATTGAAAGCGTTTCAGTGGCCTCATGAAGTGGTTGCCGGTCACATGGCAGCGATGAACGATTCGGTCAACTACCGCATCGAACATGGTGACTACACGCAGCGTGAGGACGGTGTGTTTGTTCGCCCCGGAGTGAAGATCGGAGAATTCGCATCGATTCATACGTCGGGTGGTCCGATTGTTCTCGATGAAAACGTTCAGGTCGGTCCGTTCTGTTTCTTAGAAGGCCCGCTGCACGCAGGACACAGCACACGGGTGCTGGAACACTCGGCGATCAAAGACGGCGTCGCACTTGGACACACGGTCAAGATCGGCGGCGAAGTCGAAGCGTCCGTGATCGAAGCCTACACGAACAAGCAGCACCACGGATTCCTCGGGCACAGTTACTTGGGCAGTTGGATCAACCTCGGTGCGGGGACCTGCAACAGTGACCTGAAAAACACCTACGGCAAAATCAACATCGAGTATGGCGATCGAAAGATGGCCTCTGGAATGCAATTTCTGGGCTGCATCATGGGCGACTATTCCAAATCAGCCATCAACACCGGGATTTTCACCGGCAAGGTGATCGGTGTCTGCAGCATGTTGTACGGGTTTGTGACCAGCAACGTGCCCAGTTACGTCAACTACGCGCGGCTGTTTGGTCAGACATCGCTGTTGCCGCCGGAGGTGATGATCAACACACAAGCTCGGATGTTCGCCCGTCGGAAGGTGGAACAGCGGCAGTGCGACATGGATCTGATTCAAGCGATGTACGACCGCACCGAAATCGAACGCGAATCTTCCGAGCAACTCGGGTTCTAA
- a CDS encoding DUF1501 domain-containing protein — protein sequence MQSSWQMLQRRNFFCGLGASLGSLALTSQLAADNVDASSSSAGASPLAPKKPMIPPKAKAVIMLFMEGGPGQMDTFDPKPELDRLHVTESKRTEGLATGKRFYVGSPFKSRKVGQSGLDMCDQFVHLADPEVADELCVYRGCQAESLNHPEALLHMNTGSRLGGDPAVGAWATYGLGSENQNLPGFVVMTELAMPQAGSANWSNGFLPAYYQGTTLRAQGSPILDLKPGDYRTRQHQRRMLDELAGLNQDHLQSSSLKQHPNAGELAARMESYELAFRMQTSVPNLIDLQTEPQHVLDSYGLDDPETAAFGKQCLMARRMVEEGVRFVQIFSGGWDSHDYLERGHAARIKSVDKPIAALIKDLKQRGMLDDTLVVWTGEFGRTPDNNYRGGVTALGRDHNIDAMTMWFAGGGTRRGAVVGATDEIGAKAVECVHPIRDVHVTMLNLLGLDDNKLTYFHGGRYKQLSQFGGEVIHELIA from the coding sequence ATGCAGTCTTCGTGGCAAATGTTGCAGCGTCGCAATTTCTTTTGTGGCCTTGGTGCGTCGCTTGGTTCGCTTGCCTTGACGTCACAATTGGCTGCCGACAACGTGGACGCTTCCAGCTCCAGTGCAGGTGCTTCGCCGTTGGCTCCGAAGAAGCCGATGATTCCGCCGAAGGCCAAGGCGGTCATCATGCTCTTCATGGAGGGTGGCCCTGGGCAGATGGACACGTTTGATCCCAAGCCAGAATTGGATCGGTTGCATGTGACCGAATCAAAACGCACGGAGGGTTTGGCCACCGGAAAACGTTTCTACGTCGGCAGCCCGTTCAAATCACGCAAAGTCGGCCAATCTGGATTGGACATGTGTGATCAGTTTGTCCATTTAGCGGACCCAGAAGTCGCGGACGAACTGTGTGTCTATCGCGGTTGCCAAGCGGAGTCGTTGAATCACCCCGAGGCGTTGCTGCACATGAACACTGGCAGTCGGCTGGGCGGTGACCCTGCCGTCGGAGCGTGGGCGACCTATGGTTTGGGCAGCGAGAATCAGAACTTGCCTGGTTTTGTCGTGATGACGGAACTCGCGATGCCACAGGCTGGTAGCGCGAACTGGTCCAATGGTTTTTTGCCTGCCTATTACCAAGGCACCACCCTACGTGCCCAAGGCTCGCCGATCCTGGATCTGAAGCCAGGTGACTACCGCACCCGCCAGCACCAGCGACGAATGCTCGATGAATTGGCTGGACTCAACCAAGATCACTTGCAATCCAGTTCGCTGAAGCAGCATCCCAACGCGGGAGAACTCGCCGCACGGATGGAAAGTTATGAACTGGCGTTCCGCATGCAAACCTCGGTTCCCAACTTGATCGATTTGCAAACTGAACCACAACATGTTTTGGATTCCTATGGCCTGGATGATCCGGAAACCGCCGCGTTTGGCAAGCAATGCTTGATGGCTCGCCGAATGGTCGAAGAAGGCGTTCGCTTCGTGCAGATCTTCTCGGGGGGATGGGACAGCCATGACTACTTGGAACGAGGGCACGCGGCTCGAATCAAGAGTGTCGACAAGCCGATCGCGGCGTTGATCAAAGATTTGAAACAGCGCGGGATGTTGGATGACACATTGGTCGTTTGGACGGGTGAGTTTGGACGTACCCCCGACAACAATTATCGGGGTGGCGTGACCGCGTTGGGACGGGATCACAACATCGATGCGATGACGATGTGGTTCGCGGGCGGTGGCACCCGTCGAGGAGCCGTCGTGGGGGCGACCGATGAGATCGGTGCCAAAGCAGTTGAGTGTGTTCACCCGATTCGTGACGTGCACGTGACCATGCTGAACTTGTTGGGGTTGGATGACAACAAACTCACGTATTTCCACGGCGGACGCTACAAACAACTGTCGCAGTTCGGTGGGGAAGTGATTCACGAGTTGATTGCCTGA
- a CDS encoding sugar phosphate isomerase/epimerase family protein, whose translation MAELKLAVRMDAIPGTGASATALRKSLTIAASMGVRSVELCGRTHVPVSDLSDTGVRTLRKILDDLNLRIASIRFPTRFGYDVTDHLDERVDATKSAMKTAYRLGAPLIVNQIGTVPPRPQNIDQAVKKAGSALLLDPSAKAGESDWSNDLPADLAAELANSIAASRIGKAIAGQGVAGSDASRWETLREVMDDLGRYGAKVGCFLAAETGTESGTDLAALLDAIPDSFIPVALNPGQLIINRFRVDEAINALGSRISIVHAVDGVLDLAAGRGMAVPVGEGTADFPALLGQLEDIPFRGPIVVGRPEMRPETAIMELQQSLEYLRNL comes from the coding sequence TTGGCTGAATTGAAACTTGCCGTCCGGATGGACGCCATCCCGGGTACCGGCGCCTCTGCCACCGCACTGCGTAAGTCATTGACCATCGCAGCCTCGATGGGCGTTCGAAGTGTCGAACTGTGTGGTCGCACCCACGTGCCCGTATCTGATTTGTCGGACACTGGCGTACGGACCTTGCGGAAAATCCTGGACGATTTGAATTTGCGGATTGCATCCATCCGGTTTCCAACCCGGTTTGGGTACGATGTGACGGACCATTTGGATGAGCGAGTCGACGCCACCAAATCGGCGATGAAAACGGCTTACCGCTTGGGAGCACCGTTGATCGTCAATCAAATCGGAACCGTTCCGCCGCGACCTCAAAACATTGACCAAGCTGTCAAAAAAGCAGGCAGCGCGCTGCTCCTCGATCCGTCCGCGAAAGCAGGCGAATCCGATTGGAGCAACGATTTGCCAGCCGACTTGGCGGCAGAACTCGCCAATTCAATCGCGGCCTCCCGAATCGGCAAAGCAATCGCCGGCCAAGGTGTGGCGGGCAGCGACGCATCCCGGTGGGAAACATTGCGTGAAGTCATGGATGATCTGGGCCGCTATGGCGCCAAAGTGGGCTGTTTCTTGGCCGCTGAAACCGGAACCGAATCTGGCACCGACTTGGCTGCCCTGCTGGATGCGATCCCGGACAGCTTCATTCCAGTGGCCTTGAACCCGGGCCAGTTGATCATCAACCGATTCCGAGTGGACGAGGCCATCAACGCACTCGGTTCACGGATTTCAATCGTGCATGCCGTGGACGGTGTCTTGGACCTGGCCGCCGGTCGCGGGATGGCGGTCCCGGTCGGCGAAGGCACCGCGGACTTCCCTGCCTTGTTGGGGCAACTGGAAGACATTCCATTCCGCGGACCGATTGTCGTCGGCCGACCAGAAATGCGTCCAGAGACCGCCATCATGGAATTGCAGCAGAGCCTGGAATACTTGCGGAACCTCTAA
- a CDS encoding serine/threonine-protein kinase — translation MNDSDSPSSLDSVLAEILLREEEGERPDPHEYLQRHPEHADDLKDFFRNHRWLGSEEPEPVSLVGQMIGEFRLVREVARGGMGVVYEAKQDSLRRVVAIKLIGDGVLANDEMRVRFRVESEAAASLSHPNILAIHSIGCWRGIDYFVMPMVNGDSLQMQVDERRACWNAEGLAKAELKACVMQTVTLVRDICRGVAYAHSRGIIHRDLKPENVLLDEGVPKIVDFGLAKFHRDAPELTRNGQVLGTPHFMSPEQARGSGDLTDAVDVYALGGILFAMLTGAPPHRGDSTAEVLSRVLSDEPPSLRLAWPGGMPRLSELVDLDHVIERAMAFVPSERYRSADDLADDLDRILEGDTPLAAPDGLVHRMSRELARDQHLHAFQNWGLALRRIGYVVLATHVAMFVVMKWIYLDTPHDLAAWSAPAFWGYFVPRVAMLVGIAWVIGRARDGLWLPRVSAERPVWSVWLGYLVALSSINLLWISGYLDHSGVMVMACIMSGFAFIAIAGHMWGGSALLGMGFIGMAFASIAFPEAAPLFLGGWWMVTMLVFSKRYRRLE, via the coding sequence GTGAACGATTCCGATTCGCCTTCGAGCCTGGATTCCGTGTTGGCAGAAATTCTGTTGCGCGAAGAGGAAGGCGAACGACCGGATCCTCACGAGTACCTGCAGCGACATCCAGAACACGCTGACGATCTGAAAGACTTTTTCCGAAACCACCGCTGGTTGGGCAGTGAAGAGCCTGAACCCGTGTCGTTGGTTGGTCAGATGATCGGTGAGTTTCGACTCGTGCGAGAGGTCGCTCGCGGCGGAATGGGGGTGGTCTACGAAGCCAAGCAGGATTCACTCCGGCGTGTGGTCGCGATCAAGCTGATTGGGGACGGTGTCCTGGCCAACGACGAAATGCGGGTGCGTTTTCGCGTGGAAAGCGAAGCGGCGGCGTCGCTTTCCCATCCGAACATTTTGGCCATTCACAGCATCGGATGTTGGCGAGGGATCGACTACTTCGTGATGCCAATGGTCAACGGCGATTCGTTGCAGATGCAAGTCGATGAAAGGCGGGCCTGCTGGAATGCAGAGGGGCTGGCCAAGGCGGAGCTGAAGGCGTGCGTGATGCAGACCGTCACTTTGGTGCGTGACATCTGTCGCGGAGTGGCCTACGCACACTCCCGCGGGATCATCCACCGCGATCTGAAGCCCGAGAATGTGTTGTTGGACGAGGGTGTTCCGAAGATTGTCGACTTTGGATTGGCCAAGTTTCATCGCGATGCGCCGGAGTTGACTCGCAACGGGCAGGTCCTCGGAACGCCCCACTTCATGAGTCCCGAACAGGCTCGCGGGTCGGGGGACCTCACCGACGCCGTGGATGTGTACGCCTTGGGGGGAATTCTTTTCGCGATGTTGACAGGGGCACCTCCCCATCGTGGTGATTCGACAGCGGAAGTGCTTTCCCGCGTGTTGTCCGACGAACCCCCTTCGCTGCGACTGGCTTGGCCGGGCGGCATGCCACGTTTGTCCGAATTGGTGGACTTGGATCACGTGATCGAACGAGCGATGGCGTTTGTCCCGAGCGAACGTTATCGATCCGCTGACGATTTGGCCGATGATCTGGATCGGATCTTGGAAGGTGACACACCGCTTGCTGCGCCAGATGGTTTGGTGCATCGAATGTCGCGAGAGCTGGCACGGGATCAGCACCTGCATGCTTTCCAGAATTGGGGATTGGCTCTCCGCCGGATTGGCTACGTGGTGTTGGCCACTCACGTCGCGATGTTTGTGGTCATGAAGTGGATTTATCTCGACACACCGCACGACTTGGCGGCATGGAGTGCGCCCGCGTTTTGGGGCTACTTTGTCCCGCGGGTGGCAATGTTGGTCGGGATTGCATGGGTGATTGGCCGCGCACGCGACGGGCTGTGGTTGCCGCGAGTGTCGGCGGAACGCCCGGTTTGGTCGGTGTGGCTGGGCTACCTCGTCGCGTTGTCCAGCATCAATCTGCTGTGGATCAGCGGCTACCTGGATCACTCCGGCGTGATGGTGATGGCGTGCATCATGAGCGGGTTCGCCTTCATCGCCATTGCGGGACACATGTGGGGCGGCAGCGCGCTTCTGGGGATGGGCTTCATCGGGATGGCGTTCGCATCCATCGCGTTCCCGGAGGCAGCCCCCTTGTTTCTGGGAGGCTGGTGGATGGTCACGATGCTGGTGTTTTCCAAGCGGTATCGACGCTTGGAATAG